One genomic segment of Ictalurus punctatus breed USDA103 chromosome 4, Coco_2.0, whole genome shotgun sequence includes these proteins:
- the c4h19orf47 gene encoding uncharacterized protein C19orf47 homolog isoform X1, translated as MASVTTATSEWIQFFRDAGIPPGMAATYAVSFVDNRIQKSMLMDLSKDIMMDLGITVIGDIIAILKHAKHVYRQDMCKMATEAISSGQTSVQAELRRTANTPATRMIANALSRDSPPSTPVRRPDNRLSVTISNKSSKMVASQPSAEENGLLLKRRRVTSEMEGKYIISMPKGTTARSRRILAQQAKKAKSLKRTSVFERLGSESKADTSTANKQVTGVFSRLGKVDEDDDAERDTADGAIAGKDEDSDGEGSVLQYAGVLKRPQLPSKKEPVAQKPEPVALYRLGNKSKLPLSESTPSAVPSSTSSSQEGAPKRKILRRLGKVPTASPAPASSSSLRSSQSTETQDSQVTSSRSKTSFALASPKVSSSTGTGKDSHRAQMDAATVSVFKRLGAKIV; from the exons ATGGCGTCCGTAACAACAG CCACATCTGAGTGGATCCAGTTTTTCAGAGATGCAGGAATCCCTCCGGGTATGGCTGCCACCTACGCTGTGAGCTTTGTAGACAACAG aatTCAGAAGAGCATGCTGATGGATCTCAGTAAGGACATCATGATGGACTTGGGTATCACAGTCATTGGGGATATTATTGCTATTCTCAAACACGCCAAGCATGTCTACAGACAG GATATGTGCAAAATGGCCACTGAAGCTATTTCCTCCGGTCAGACCAGCGTTCAGGCTGAGCTGAGGCGCACTGCCAATACCC ccGCCACACGAATGATAGCCAATGCCTTGAGTCGAGACTCCCCACCGAGCACACCCGTGCGTCGCCCTGACAACCGTCTCTCGGTGACCATATCCAACAAGAGCTCCAAAATGG TTGCCAGTCAGCCTTCAGCAGAGGAGAACGGATTGCTGTTGAAACGCCGACGAGTGACTTCAGAGATGGAGGGGAAGTACATCATCAGCATGCCAAAGGGCACCACCGCCCGAAGCAGACGCATTCTGGCCCAGCAGGCTAAGAAAG CAAAGAGTTTGAAACGTACTTCAGTGTTTGAGAGGCTGGGCTCAGAGTCTAAGGCAGACACATCAACAGCCAATAAG CAGGTAACAGGTGTGTTCAGCCGTCTGGGCAAAGTGGACGAAGACGACGATGCGGAGAGGGATACGGCCGACGGCGCCATAGCCGGCAAAGACGAGGACAGCGATGGCGAAGGCTCTGTGCTTCAGTATGCCGGCGTCCTTAAACGGCCTCAACTACCTTCCAAAAAAGAGCCTGTCGCCCAAAAACCTGAACCTGTTGCTCTGTATCGCCTCGGCAACAAATCTAAACTCCCGCTATCAGAGAGCACTCCTTCGGCTGTcccctcctccacctcttccaGCCAGGAGGGGGCGCCTAAACGGAAAATACTACGGAGGTTGGGTAAAGTTCCCACAGCCAGCCCTGCCCCTGCGTCCTCTTCCAGCTTACGATCTAGCCAGTCAACAGAGACTCAGGATAGTCAGGTGACCAGCAGCAGGAGCAAGACAAGCTTTGCTCTGGCCAGCCCCAAAGTCAGCAGCAGCACAGGGACGGGCAAGGACTCACACAGGGCTCAGATGGACGCTGCCACAGTCAGTGTGTTCAAAAGACTCGGGGCCAAGATTGTCTAA
- the c4h19orf47 gene encoding uncharacterized protein C19orf47 homolog isoform X3, whose amino-acid sequence MAATYAVSFVDNRIQKSMLMDLSKDIMMDLGITVIGDIIAILKHAKHVYRQDMCKMATEAISSGQTSVQAELRRTANTPATRMIANALSRDSPPSTPVRRPDNRLSVTISNKSSKMVASQPSAEENGLLLKRRRVTSEMEGKYIISMPKGTTARSRRILAQQAKKAKSLKRTSVFERLGSESKADTSTANKQVTGVFSRLGKVDEDDDAERDTADGAIAGKDEDSDGEGSVLQYAGVLKRPQLPSKKEPVAQKPEPVALYRLGNKSKLPLSESTPSAVPSSTSSSQEGAPKRKILRRLGKVPTASPAPASSSSLRSSQSTETQDSQVTSSRSKTSFALASPKVSSSTGTGKDSHRAQMDAATVSVFKRLGAKIV is encoded by the exons ATGGCTGCCACCTACGCTGTGAGCTTTGTAGACAACAG aatTCAGAAGAGCATGCTGATGGATCTCAGTAAGGACATCATGATGGACTTGGGTATCACAGTCATTGGGGATATTATTGCTATTCTCAAACACGCCAAGCATGTCTACAGACAG GATATGTGCAAAATGGCCACTGAAGCTATTTCCTCCGGTCAGACCAGCGTTCAGGCTGAGCTGAGGCGCACTGCCAATACCC ccGCCACACGAATGATAGCCAATGCCTTGAGTCGAGACTCCCCACCGAGCACACCCGTGCGTCGCCCTGACAACCGTCTCTCGGTGACCATATCCAACAAGAGCTCCAAAATGG TTGCCAGTCAGCCTTCAGCAGAGGAGAACGGATTGCTGTTGAAACGCCGACGAGTGACTTCAGAGATGGAGGGGAAGTACATCATCAGCATGCCAAAGGGCACCACCGCCCGAAGCAGACGCATTCTGGCCCAGCAGGCTAAGAAAG CAAAGAGTTTGAAACGTACTTCAGTGTTTGAGAGGCTGGGCTCAGAGTCTAAGGCAGACACATCAACAGCCAATAAG CAGGTAACAGGTGTGTTCAGCCGTCTGGGCAAAGTGGACGAAGACGACGATGCGGAGAGGGATACGGCCGACGGCGCCATAGCCGGCAAAGACGAGGACAGCGATGGCGAAGGCTCTGTGCTTCAGTATGCCGGCGTCCTTAAACGGCCTCAACTACCTTCCAAAAAAGAGCCTGTCGCCCAAAAACCTGAACCTGTTGCTCTGTATCGCCTCGGCAACAAATCTAAACTCCCGCTATCAGAGAGCACTCCTTCGGCTGTcccctcctccacctcttccaGCCAGGAGGGGGCGCCTAAACGGAAAATACTACGGAGGTTGGGTAAAGTTCCCACAGCCAGCCCTGCCCCTGCGTCCTCTTCCAGCTTACGATCTAGCCAGTCAACAGAGACTCAGGATAGTCAGGTGACCAGCAGCAGGAGCAAGACAAGCTTTGCTCTGGCCAGCCCCAAAGTCAGCAGCAGCACAGGGACGGGCAAGGACTCACACAGGGCTCAGATGGACGCTGCCACAGTCAGTGTGTTCAAAAGACTCGGGGCCAAGATTGTCTAA
- the c4h19orf47 gene encoding uncharacterized protein C19orf47 homolog isoform X2, translating into MASVTTATSEWIQFFRDAGIPPGMAATYAVSFVDNRIQKSMLMDLSKDIMMDLGITVIGDIIAILKHAKHVYRQDMCKMATEAISSGQTSVQAELRRTANTPATRMIANALSRDSPPSTPVRRPDNRLSVTISNKSSKMVASQPSAEENGLLLKRRRVTSEMEGKYIISMPKGTTARSRRILAQQAKKAKSLKRTSVFERLGSESKADTSTANKVTGVFSRLGKVDEDDDAERDTADGAIAGKDEDSDGEGSVLQYAGVLKRPQLPSKKEPVAQKPEPVALYRLGNKSKLPLSESTPSAVPSSTSSSQEGAPKRKILRRLGKVPTASPAPASSSSLRSSQSTETQDSQVTSSRSKTSFALASPKVSSSTGTGKDSHRAQMDAATVSVFKRLGAKIV; encoded by the exons ATGGCGTCCGTAACAACAG CCACATCTGAGTGGATCCAGTTTTTCAGAGATGCAGGAATCCCTCCGGGTATGGCTGCCACCTACGCTGTGAGCTTTGTAGACAACAG aatTCAGAAGAGCATGCTGATGGATCTCAGTAAGGACATCATGATGGACTTGGGTATCACAGTCATTGGGGATATTATTGCTATTCTCAAACACGCCAAGCATGTCTACAGACAG GATATGTGCAAAATGGCCACTGAAGCTATTTCCTCCGGTCAGACCAGCGTTCAGGCTGAGCTGAGGCGCACTGCCAATACCC ccGCCACACGAATGATAGCCAATGCCTTGAGTCGAGACTCCCCACCGAGCACACCCGTGCGTCGCCCTGACAACCGTCTCTCGGTGACCATATCCAACAAGAGCTCCAAAATGG TTGCCAGTCAGCCTTCAGCAGAGGAGAACGGATTGCTGTTGAAACGCCGACGAGTGACTTCAGAGATGGAGGGGAAGTACATCATCAGCATGCCAAAGGGCACCACCGCCCGAAGCAGACGCATTCTGGCCCAGCAGGCTAAGAAAG CAAAGAGTTTGAAACGTACTTCAGTGTTTGAGAGGCTGGGCTCAGAGTCTAAGGCAGACACATCAACAGCCAATAAG GTAACAGGTGTGTTCAGCCGTCTGGGCAAAGTGGACGAAGACGACGATGCGGAGAGGGATACGGCCGACGGCGCCATAGCCGGCAAAGACGAGGACAGCGATGGCGAAGGCTCTGTGCTTCAGTATGCCGGCGTCCTTAAACGGCCTCAACTACCTTCCAAAAAAGAGCCTGTCGCCCAAAAACCTGAACCTGTTGCTCTGTATCGCCTCGGCAACAAATCTAAACTCCCGCTATCAGAGAGCACTCCTTCGGCTGTcccctcctccacctcttccaGCCAGGAGGGGGCGCCTAAACGGAAAATACTACGGAGGTTGGGTAAAGTTCCCACAGCCAGCCCTGCCCCTGCGTCCTCTTCCAGCTTACGATCTAGCCAGTCAACAGAGACTCAGGATAGTCAGGTGACCAGCAGCAGGAGCAAGACAAGCTTTGCTCTGGCCAGCCCCAAAGTCAGCAGCAGCACAGGGACGGGCAAGGACTCACACAGGGCTCAGATGGACGCTGCCACAGTCAGTGTGTTCAAAAGACTCGGGGCCAAGATTGTCTAA